A genomic segment from Ignavibacteriales bacterium encodes:
- a CDS encoding family 10 glycosylhydrolase, with translation MIKYFLVSFLIFQSILISQPLEEFRAAKLTNVDSNILFSDQGTAAAMDYLASVNVNVVLCVVLNGGYTLFYSNTMDSLFSIPIDPELNNRDALERVIIEAHRNGIEVYPWFEYGFAAWYSGGTPPYGGHILQTKPDWACKISNGQIAVKNGFDWMSAIDPEVQDFMNKLIFEVMTKYDIDGIEFSDRIPAMPIEGGYEPYTVSLYQSEHGGQNPPTNYNDANWKRWRANKMNDWYMGVRTLMKNYDENLFVSSSPSIYPWSYDNYLQDVQTWLDSGVCDQFIPQLYRYTFSEYLYELNQAVNQAGSVNLHKLFGGLLMNIGIPPNEYVMSPAYLMSALQANRDRGVMGEAYFYYEGFKKNNNQLGDTLKATFYSKPAIVPGRNGNIWRPKAIIKNETESGVTITGTWTNYAQPGYDGGIIRTNVTSSYQAVEYNVDVPFGAYFDVYGYLVPNTPWTQNARYVIYSETDSSEVIVNQSNLNKKGWQRIGTVYLSEGNNKVLKIDNTYLESGKYLVADAVMIMINRKLSPEVVVTNVEEEKENNVSQPTEFRLEQNYPNPFNPSTSINYSISSRQFVTLKVYDILGKEVAILVNEEKPAGNYVVEFNATNFTSGVYFYQLKSGSFIQTKKMVLLR, from the coding sequence ATGATAAAATATTTTCTTGTATCATTCCTGATTTTTCAATCAATTCTTATTTCCCAACCGCTGGAGGAATTCCGCGCCGCCAAACTAACCAATGTTGATAGTAATATATTATTTTCAGATCAGGGAACTGCTGCTGCAATGGATTACCTTGCTTCTGTTAATGTAAATGTTGTTCTATGCGTGGTGTTGAATGGTGGTTATACTTTGTTCTACAGCAATACTATGGATAGTCTTTTTAGTATTCCAATTGATCCTGAACTTAATAACCGAGATGCGCTTGAAAGAGTTATCATTGAAGCTCATAGAAACGGAATAGAAGTGTATCCCTGGTTTGAATATGGATTTGCTGCGTGGTATTCAGGTGGAACTCCACCTTATGGCGGACACATATTGCAAACAAAACCTGATTGGGCTTGTAAAATAAGTAATGGACAAATTGCAGTTAAAAACGGTTTTGATTGGATGTCAGCTATTGATCCCGAAGTACAGGATTTTATGAATAAATTGATATTTGAAGTTATGACTAAATATGATATTGATGGTATTGAATTTTCAGATCGCATACCCGCAATGCCGATTGAGGGAGGATATGAGCCTTATACAGTTTCTCTTTATCAATCTGAACACGGTGGACAAAATCCGCCAACAAATTATAACGATGCAAATTGGAAACGATGGCGCGCAAATAAAATGAATGATTGGTATATGGGGGTTAGAACATTAATGAAAAATTATGATGAAAACTTATTTGTTTCATCAAGCCCAAGTATTTATCCGTGGAGCTATGATAACTATTTGCAGGATGTTCAAACCTGGTTGGATTCAGGTGTCTGCGATCAATTTATTCCACAGCTTTACCGTTATACTTTTTCTGAATATTTATATGAACTTAATCAAGCAGTTAATCAAGCTGGATCAGTTAATCTGCATAAACTGTTTGGCGGACTTTTAATGAATATCGGTATTCCACCGAATGAATATGTTATGTCTCCTGCATATCTAATGTCAGCTTTGCAGGCAAATCGTGATAGAGGCGTAATGGGTGAAGCCTATTTTTATTATGAAGGATTCAAGAAAAATAATAATCAGCTTGGTGATACACTTAAAGCAACCTTCTATTCAAAGCCAGCGATAGTGCCCGGCAGGAACGGAAATATTTGGCGCCCAAAAGCAATTATAAAAAATGAAACCGAAAGTGGAGTAACAATAACTGGAACCTGGACAAATTATGCTCAGCCAGGATATGATGGAGGAATAATCCGAACAAATGTAACATCAAGTTATCAGGCAGTAGAATATAATGTAGATGTTCCTTTTGGTGCATACTTTGATGTTTACGGATATTTAGTTCCGAATACACCATGGACACAGAATGCAAGGTACGTAATATATTCTGAAACAGATTCATCAGAAGTAATTGTAAATCAATCAAACTTAAATAAAAAAGGCTGGCAAAGAATTGGCACAGTATATTTAAGTGAAGGTAACAATAAAGTATTAAAGATAGACAATACATATTTAGAAAGTGGAAAATATTTAGTTGCTGATGCTGTTATGATAATGATTAACAGGAAGTTATCTCCTGAAGTAGTGGTAACAAATGTTGAAGAGGAAAAAGAAAACAATGTAAGTCAACCAACAGAATTCAGATTAGAGCAGAATTATCCTAATCCATTCAATCCATCTACTAGTATAAATTATTCAATAAGCAGTAGACAATTTGTAACACTAAAAGTATATGATATTCTCGGTAAAGAAGTAGCGATCTTAGTAAACGAAGAAAAACCTGCCGGAAATTATGTGGTTGAATTCAATGCAACCAATTTTACAAGCGGCGTATACTTTTATCAACTTAAATCCGGTTCGTTCATTCAAACTAAAAAAATGGTGTTACTTCGTTGA
- a CDS encoding family 10 glycosylhydrolase translates to MMLTACRGDDRLPSIPVDGVYDSVTVAIYQSEHSGANPPNNAGDPNWKRWRADKLNEFFLRMRDSVKSRGDHLILSSSPTPYPWGYDEYLQDSRYWAQNNIVDNIVPQLYRYDFSGYQSVLAQSLQQIRSVNPDIYFAGVLIKAGSWVTTPTLISQIINYNRTNNVNGECAFFYEGLRANSNEIGNIIGTDFYNQPALVPYRNGNIWRPKATIKNETESGVTITGTWTNYAQPGYDGGIIRTNVTSSYQAVEYNVDVPFGAYFDVYGYLVPNTPWTQNARYVIYSDTDSTEVIVNQANLNKKGWQKIGTVYLTEGNRKVLKIDNTYLEAGKYLIADAVMLMINRKLSPEVILTKIEEENSSQTINPTEFRLEQNYPNPFNPVTKIRFTIPNVTLSGVEGSRVQLKIFDVLGKEVATLVNEEKPIGAYEVEFDGSNLTSGVYFYQLKSGSVIQTKKMILLR, encoded by the coding sequence ATGATGTTGACGGCGTGCAGGGGGGATGACCGATTACCATCGATCCCGGTTGACGGTGTTTACGATTCCGTAACTGTTGCAATATATCAATCAGAACACAGCGGAGCCAATCCTCCAAACAATGCCGGCGATCCAAACTGGAAAAGATGGAGAGCGGATAAATTAAATGAGTTCTTCTTAAGGATGAGAGATTCAGTTAAAAGCAGAGGCGACCATTTAATTTTATCATCATCCCCAACTCCGTATCCGTGGGGATATGATGAATATCTTCAGGACTCCAGATACTGGGCTCAAAATAATATTGTAGATAACATAGTCCCTCAACTTTATAGATATGATTTTTCGGGTTATCAATCAGTATTAGCTCAATCACTTCAGCAAATAAGAAGTGTTAATCCTGATATATATTTTGCTGGGGTTTTAATTAAAGCCGGCTCCTGGGTTACAACTCCTACTTTAATTTCTCAAATAATAAATTATAACCGTACTAATAATGTTAACGGCGAGTGTGCATTTTTTTATGAAGGATTAAGAGCCAACTCAAATGAGATTGGCAATATCATCGGAACAGATTTTTATAATCAACCTGCACTTGTTCCATATCGCAACGGGAACATCTGGCGCCCAAAAGCGACGATAAAAAATGAAACCGAAAGTGGAGTAACAATAACTGGAACCTGGACAAATTATGCTCAGCCAGGATATGATGGAGGAATAATCCGAACAAATGTAACATCAAGTTATCAGGCAGTAGAATATAATGTAGATGTTCCTTTTGGTGCATACTTTGATGTTTACGGATATTTAGTTCCAAATACACCGTGGACGCAGAATGCCAGATATGTTATTTATTCAGATACAGACTCAACTGAAGTGATAGTAAATCAGGCAAACTTAAATAAAAAAGGCTGGCAAAAGATTGGTACAGTTTACCTAACAGAAGGGAACAGAAAAGTATTAAAAATAGATAACACATACTTAGAGGCAGGAAAGTATCTAATAGCTGATGCAGTAATGCTGATGATAAACAGAAAATTATCACCAGAAGTAATATTAACAAAAATAGAAGAAGAGAACTCATCACAAACTATAAATCCAACAGAATTTAGGTTAGAGCAAAATTATCCAAATCCATTTAATCCGGTAACAAAGATCAGATTTACAATTCCAAATGTCACACTGAGCGGAGTCGAAGGGTCTCGAGTACAGCTTAAAATATTTGATGTATTAGGTAAAGAAGTAGCAACACTAGTAAACGAAGAAAAACCTATAGGAGCTTACGAAGTAGAATTTGATGGTAGTAATTTAACAAGCGGAGTATATTTTTATCAACTTAAATCAGGTTCTGTAATTCAAACGAAAAAAATGATTTTACTTCGCTAA
- a CDS encoding AMP-binding protein — MYVSNNFWFYLKSFSENIALIDTEKNKSITYLELETESDTLLEKFKLKDKGLIFLFTTNNSESIISYIAALKSGNAVLLLDEKLNDEIRSGLIENYKPDIIISSNENIPINYLSSFKYGSLNFIKRNESNPITIFPELAVLLSTSGTTGSPKLVRLSYKNIQSNAKSIAAYLHIDENERPITTLPINYSYGLSVVNSHLLKGATIILTDKTVLFRDFWNLFNEYKCTSFAGVPYTYTMLKRIGFDKIELPTLKYFTQAGGKLSEEFIKHFNEYALENRIKFYVMYGQTEATARITYVPPEKLSDKIGSIGISIPKGELKIMNDGVEINNPNEVGELVYKGDNVMLGYAETLDDLSKGDELNGFLSTGDLGYKDEDGFFYVTGRMKRFIKIFGLRINLDEVQKMIENHFKISVACTGKDELLKILVHSDDHLTEVKVKEEVMKMYKLSFKSLVVKSTNQIPTNSTGKYDYKTINEMFEL; from the coding sequence ATGTACGTATCAAATAATTTCTGGTTCTACCTAAAGTCTTTTTCAGAGAATATTGCTCTTATTGATACTGAAAAGAATAAATCAATTACATACTTAGAACTTGAAACTGAATCTGATACACTATTAGAAAAGTTCAAGTTAAAAGATAAAGGCCTGATTTTTCTTTTTACCACAAATAATTCTGAATCTATAATTTCTTATATCGCAGCACTCAAGTCTGGAAATGCTGTACTTTTACTTGATGAAAAGTTGAATGATGAAATAAGATCCGGACTGATTGAAAATTATAAACCTGATATTATTATTTCTTCAAATGAAAACATCCCTATAAATTATTTATCTTCATTTAAATATGGATCCCTTAATTTTATTAAAAGAAATGAAAGCAATCCTATTACTATTTTTCCAGAACTAGCGGTGCTATTATCTACTTCAGGCACTACAGGTTCACCAAAGCTTGTTAGACTCTCTTATAAAAATATTCAATCCAATGCTAAATCGATTGCAGCGTATTTACATATTGATGAAAATGAAAGACCAATCACAACTCTTCCAATTAATTATTCCTATGGATTGTCAGTTGTAAACAGTCATTTGCTAAAAGGAGCAACAATCATTTTAACTGATAAGACGGTCTTATTTAGGGATTTTTGGAATCTATTTAATGAATATAAGTGTACATCTTTTGCCGGTGTGCCTTATACTTATACAATGTTAAAAAGAATTGGTTTTGATAAAATTGAACTTCCAACCCTAAAATATTTTACGCAAGCAGGCGGAAAACTTAGCGAAGAATTTATTAAACATTTCAATGAATACGCGCTGGAGAATAGAATAAAATTTTATGTGATGTATGGTCAGACTGAAGCAACAGCCAGAATAACTTATGTTCCACCTGAAAAATTAAGTGATAAAATTGGTTCAATCGGCATTTCAATTCCCAAAGGTGAACTGAAAATAATGAATGATGGAGTTGAAATAAATAATCCAAATGAAGTTGGTGAGCTTGTTTATAAAGGTGATAATGTAATGCTGGGCTATGCTGAAACTTTAGACGACCTATCTAAAGGTGATGAACTTAATGGATTTCTTTCAACCGGCGATTTGGGTTATAAGGATGAAGATGGATTTTTTTATGTTACCGGAAGAATGAAAAGATTTATAAAAATATTTGGATTAAGAATTAATCTTGATGAAGTGCAAAAGATGATAGAAAATCATTTTAAAATTTCTGTTGCATGTACAGGAAAAGATGAACTACTTAAAATATTAGTTCATTCTGATGATCATCTTACGGAAGTTAAAGTTAAAGAAGAAGTTATGAAGATGTACAAACTTAGTTTCAAATCCCTGGTGGTCAAATCAACAAATCAAATTCCTACAAATAGTACTGGGAAGTATGATTATAAAACGATAAATGAAATGTTTGAATTATAA
- a CDS encoding sodium/solute symporter (Members of the Solute:Sodium Symporter (SSS), TC 2.A.21 as described in tcdb.org, catalyze solute:Na+ symport. Known solutes for members of the family include sugars, amino acids, nucleosides, inositols, vitamins, urea or anions, depending on the system.), with product MLQNLSSLDVSIIIFYVLIVLSIGFYFRKKSKNSEEYFLAGRNIGWIAIGASLFATNVSSEHFLGLAGTASKSGLAVGHFEWLACLILLMLGWVFTPFYLKSGVFTMPEFLERRYNTASRYYLSIISIVGYVLTKISIALYAGGILLNAVVGWDIVTSAVVIVLITGLYTLMGGLSAVIYTDLIQTIVLIGGSIALTLIGLDRAGGWNNLVASTPANYWNMFKPLTDPDFPWTGIIFGAPILGIWYWCTDQYIVQRVLSAKNLSNAQSGTILAGFLKILPVFILILPGIIAFQISGGTVSGDKAYPWLVTNLLPSGLKGLVVAGLLAALMSSLSAMFNSTSTLLTIDIYKKIKPDADEKSTVNFGKWATGVMVLLGLLWIPFISLLSDDRMYVYLQSVQAYISPPIAAIFLFGIFWKRVNGKGAMASLITGLVLGAFRLIIEIQSKVEALSNPILQNIASINFLHFAILLFLISSAVLVAVSLATEKPNEERLKGIIYAKDTLQIKDKWRKINIGFSVLLVAVVALLWWSFR from the coding sequence ATGTTACAAAATCTCAGTTCTCTCGATGTAAGTATCATAATTTTTTACGTACTGATAGTTCTTTCTATCGGTTTTTATTTCAGAAAAAAAAGTAAAAACAGCGAGGAGTATTTTCTTGCAGGAAGAAATATCGGCTGGATAGCAATCGGTGCATCATTATTTGCGACCAATGTTTCAAGTGAACATTTTTTAGGACTAGCTGGAACTGCATCAAAATCTGGATTGGCTGTTGGGCACTTTGAATGGCTTGCTTGCTTAATTTTACTAATGCTTGGTTGGGTTTTTACACCTTTCTACCTTAAATCGGGTGTGTTTACGATGCCTGAATTTCTTGAAAGAAGATACAACACTGCATCAAGATATTACTTAAGTATTATTTCAATTGTCGGATATGTACTAACAAAAATTTCAATAGCTCTTTACGCCGGTGGAATTTTACTTAATGCAGTTGTTGGATGGGATATAGTAACTTCTGCGGTTGTCATTGTTTTAATTACTGGTCTTTATACTTTAATGGGAGGTCTATCCGCGGTTATTTATACTGATCTTATTCAAACTATCGTTCTAATTGGCGGATCAATAGCATTGACTTTAATCGGATTAGATAGAGCAGGTGGTTGGAATAATCTCGTAGCAAGTACTCCTGCAAATTATTGGAATATGTTTAAACCCTTAACTGATCCTGATTTTCCATGGACGGGAATAATTTTTGGTGCGCCGATCTTAGGAATTTGGTACTGGTGCACAGATCAATATATTGTTCAAAGAGTACTTAGTGCAAAAAACTTATCCAATGCACAAAGCGGAACTATTTTAGCCGGATTTTTAAAAATACTTCCAGTCTTCATTTTAATTCTACCCGGCATAATTGCATTCCAAATTTCAGGTGGAACCGTTAGCGGTGATAAAGCTTATCCCTGGCTTGTTACAAATCTTCTTCCTTCCGGGTTAAAAGGATTAGTTGTTGCAGGATTACTTGCAGCATTAATGTCTTCACTTAGTGCAATGTTTAATTCTACATCAACTTTACTAACAATAGATATCTATAAAAAAATAAAACCTGATGCTGATGAAAAATCGACCGTAAACTTTGGTAAATGGGCAACGGGCGTAATGGTTCTTTTGGGTCTGCTGTGGATCCCTTTTATTAGTCTCTTAAGTGATGATAGGATGTATGTATATCTGCAAAGTGTACAAGCATATATTTCTCCACCAATTGCTGCAATATTTTTATTCGGGATATTTTGGAAAAGAGTAAACGGCAAAGGAGCAATGGCATCATTAATTACAGGCCTGGTATTAGGTGCTTTCAGATTAATAATAGAAATACAAAGTAAGGTTGAGGCTTTATCAAATCCAATTCTACAAAATATCGCATCAATTAATTTTCTGCACTTCGCAATATTATTATTTTTAATTTCTTCGGCGGTATTGGTTGCAGTAAGCTTAGCTACAGAAAAACCAAATGAAGAAAGACTAAAAGGAATTATATATGCAAAAGATACACTTCAGATTAAAGATAAATGGAGAAAAATAAATATTGGTTTTTCAGTTTTATTAGTTGCGGTAGTTGCACTGCTTTGGTGGAGTTTTAGATAG
- a CDS encoding SDR family NAD(P)-dependent oxidoreductase has translation MRNKICLITGATSGIGKAAALKLADLGASLIIISRNEKMGEKICEQIRKKNNNAQVKFYRVDISL, from the coding sequence ATGAGAAATAAGATCTGTTTAATAACCGGAGCCACTTCCGGAATAGGTAAAGCCGCAGCATTAAAACTGGCTGACCTTGGTGCTTCATTAATCATTATTTCAAGAAATGAAAAAATGGGAGAGAAGATTTGTGAGCAGATTAGGAAAAAAAATAATAATGCTCAAGTTAAATTCTACAGAGTTGATATCTCTCTATGA
- a CDS encoding AAC(3) family N-acetyltransferase, which produces MKNNHWPFKEFIQNLGLKSSQHLIVHTSFKKIKFAFPEITPSQIIQDLKEIIGSSGSIIFPVFTYCFKKTFGFYETFNPKNSKSKVGLLSETFRLSEGVIRTSSPTHSFALWGKVTEEIKEDNDPDSPLGKGSVLDWLTKNENSFILMLGTDFSSLTYGHYLEITAKVPWYNYSPWDHLNVLPFGVSTTGEQKLKEIPGCAKSFVNLEKYLLNHNLIVKHSYNGLYSYFISVKSLYSHGETYFKENFESLLCTKGTCQACDSRRIKFIQS; this is translated from the coding sequence GTGAAGAATAATCATTGGCCCTTTAAAGAATTTATTCAGAATCTAGGACTAAAATCCTCTCAGCATCTAATTGTTCATACAAGTTTCAAAAAAATTAAGTTTGCGTTTCCAGAGATAACTCCTTCTCAAATAATTCAAGATCTAAAAGAAATTATTGGATCATCCGGATCCATAATCTTTCCCGTTTTCACTTATTGTTTTAAAAAAACATTTGGCTTTTATGAAACTTTTAATCCAAAGAATTCTAAAAGTAAGGTAGGGTTACTTTCAGAAACATTTAGATTAAGTGAAGGGGTTATCAGAACATCATCACCAACTCATTCTTTTGCTTTGTGGGGAAAAGTAACGGAGGAAATAAAAGAAGATAATGACCCTGATAGTCCGCTGGGTAAAGGAAGTGTTTTAGATTGGCTAACAAAAAATGAAAATTCTTTCATTCTAATGCTTGGGACAGATTTCTCATCTTTAACATATGGTCATTATCTTGAGATTACTGCTAAAGTTCCATGGTACAATTATTCGCCTTGGGATCATTTAAATGTTCTGCCATTTGGTGTTTCAACCACAGGGGAACAAAAATTAAAAGAGATTCCCGGTTGTGCAAAAAGTTTTGTTAATTTGGAAAAGTATTTATTAAATCATAATCTAATCGTTAAGCATTCTTATAACGGATTATATAGTTATTTCATATCCGTTAAAAGTCTCTATTCTCATGGAGAAACATATTTTAAAGAAAATTTTGAAAGTTTATTATGTACAAAAGGAACATGTCAGGCCTGCGATTCAAGAAGAATAAAATTTATTCAATCCTGA
- a CDS encoding sodium:solute symporter, which yields MSVIDLIIVIAYLILITIIGFYFEKKASSGIDSYFLGSRKIPWWALGASGMASNFDVSGTMINVALIYAFGAVGFFVEMRGGLVLIMAFFMIFMGKWTRRSKVMTLAEWMKYRFGDGIQGKSARIIAALSTLIITIAIVSYFSVGAGKFVGDVLSIPEFFGLSSEFWAAALIIFLTTLYTVASGLQGVVWTDVFQGILIFVMIIIVCSIALVSADIPNTFSISVPLKDGSFLPIETTRDAWTSILPSWELNFPENSAYSIYNLFGIALLFYLIKVVIEGSAGTGGYMAQRFFAARSDRDAGLLSLFWTFLLSFRWPFIAAIAVLGISYGVSSGSIISDPEKVLPTVIFNILPVGLKGLLVAGLMAAAMSTFSSLINSGASYWVRDIYQEFINPNASEKKLIIHSRLSSIIIVLLGLGLTVNIKSINEIWGWLTMGLGAGMVVPLLVRWYWWRMNGFGFTAGTVFGMGAAIVQKIFSPNATEYLSFAILLVASFSATIIVTLVTEQTNKETLVNFYKTTRPFGFWKPIKSFLPDEKKTQINFENRRDIIAICFALPWQIVLFLTGMTVILKRFDLFFYLLIILIFLSVGLYYFWFRHLSDEVRVE from the coding sequence ATGTCTGTTATTGATTTAATTATAGTTATTGCTTATCTGATTCTTATTACTATAATTGGATTTTACTTTGAGAAAAAAGCTTCCTCAGGAATTGATTCTTACTTTCTCGGAAGCAGAAAAATTCCATGGTGGGCACTTGGAGCTTCGGGAATGGCATCTAACTTTGATGTTAGCGGCACAATGATAAATGTTGCACTTATTTATGCATTTGGTGCAGTTGGATTTTTTGTTGAGATGCGTGGCGGACTTGTTCTTATTATGGCTTTCTTTATGATCTTTATGGGTAAGTGGACAAGAAGATCAAAAGTTATGACGCTTGCCGAGTGGATGAAATATAGATTTGGCGATGGCATACAAGGTAAATCCGCAAGAATAATTGCTGCGCTTTCTACATTAATTATCACCATTGCTATTGTTTCATATTTTTCTGTAGGTGCCGGAAAGTTTGTCGGTGATGTTCTTAGCATCCCTGAATTTTTTGGTTTATCATCAGAGTTTTGGGCAGCTGCTTTGATCATATTTCTAACCACTTTATATACTGTAGCAAGTGGACTGCAAGGCGTTGTATGGACTGATGTATTTCAAGGCATATTAATTTTTGTGATGATAATAATAGTGTGTTCAATTGCTCTTGTTTCTGCAGACATCCCTAATACATTTTCAATATCAGTTCCTCTAAAAGATGGAAGTTTTTTACCAATAGAAACAACTCGGGATGCCTGGACAAGTATTCTTCCATCGTGGGAATTAAACTTTCCTGAAAATTCAGCTTATTCTATCTACAATCTTTTTGGAATTGCATTACTCTTTTATCTAATTAAAGTTGTGATTGAAGGAAGTGCTGGAACCGGCGGTTATATGGCACAAAGATTTTTTGCTGCAAGAAGTGATAGAGATGCTGGATTGCTTTCTTTATTCTGGACTTTCCTTTTATCTTTTCGCTGGCCATTTATTGCGGCTATTGCAGTGCTTGGTATTTCATACGGGGTAAGTTCAGGTTCAATCATTAGTGATCCTGAAAAAGTTTTACCAACTGTTATATTTAATATTCTACCTGTAGGGTTAAAAGGATTATTAGTTGCCGGACTAATGGCTGCAGCAATGTCAACATTCAGTTCTTTAATTAACTCAGGTGCCTCCTATTGGGTTAGAGATATTTATCAGGAATTTATTAATCCTAATGCATCAGAGAAAAAATTAATTATTCATAGTAGACTTTCCTCTATTATTATTGTTTTACTCGGACTTGGATTAACAGTTAATATTAAAAGCATTAATGAAATATGGGGATGGCTTACAATGGGGCTTGGTGCTGGAATGGTTGTTCCGCTTCTAGTCAGATGGTACTGGTGGCGAATGAATGGATTCGGGTTTACTGCAGGAACTGTTTTTGGAATGGGTGCTGCAATAGTTCAAAAAATATTTTCTCCGAATGCAACAGAATATTTATCCTTTGCCATTTTGCTCGTTGCATCATTCTCAGCTACAATAATTGTTACATTAGTAACTGAACAAACTAATAAAGAGACTCTTGTCAATTTTTATAAAACTACTCGTCCGTTTGGTTTCTGGAAACCAATAAAATCATTTCTGCCGGATGAAAAGAAAACTCAAATTAATTTTGAAAACAGAAGAGATATTATCGCAATTTGTTTCGCACTTCCCTGGCAAATAGTATTATTTTTAACGGGGATGACTGTAATTCTAAAAAGGTTTGATTTGTTTTTTTATCTACTGATTATATTAATCTTTTTATCAGTTGGATTATATTATTTCTGGTTCAGACATTTATCCGATGAAGTGAGAGTTGAATGA
- a CDS encoding DUF5009 domain-containing protein, whose protein sequence is MEKRANALDALRGFAIITMILSGSIPFSGPASLPGWMYHAQVPPPDHIFNPNLPGITWVDLVFPFFLFSMGAAFPFALRKRIEQGIPYWKLSLQAIQRGFLLVVFALFLQHSKPYALSGNPETIHWILGLVGFIILFLIYYRYPKNTNPKLTTLIKIITGIGAVVLFSQLTYSNGNGFTLSRSDIIILVLANVALFGSIIWIFTKDNLLVRLSILGFLLAFRITHSIEGSWTAWIWNLTPTSEIYQFYFLQYLFIVIPGTIAGDLFFKWIKSSSEEISKENKSTFVYLFFLCIGIIILNLFGLYNRHLILNLVGNLILLSTGLFLLKNSKSKLLELYKKLFSWGTFWLLLGLAFESYEGGIKKDHPTLSYYFVTSGLAFLALISFSTISDYWKKSKYVNLLIENGQNPMIAYITGSNFVMPVLALTGLSTILNYLLLNPWLGFLKGLIFTLLAALVTSFFTKKKIFWRS, encoded by the coding sequence ATGGAAAAACGTGCTAATGCATTGGATGCTCTTCGTGGATTTGCAATCATAACAATGATTCTTTCAGGAAGTATTCCATTTTCAGGACCTGCTTCATTACCAGGATGGATGTATCACGCACAGGTTCCACCACCAGATCACATTTTTAATCCTAATTTGCCCGGCATTACCTGGGTTGATCTGGTATTTCCGTTCTTCCTTTTCTCGATGGGTGCCGCTTTTCCATTTGCATTGAGAAAAAGAATTGAGCAGGGGATCCCTTATTGGAAATTATCACTTCAAGCAATTCAAAGAGGATTTTTACTTGTTGTGTTTGCACTTTTTCTCCAGCACTCAAAACCTTACGCATTAAGCGGCAATCCGGAAACTATTCATTGGATTCTTGGTTTGGTTGGATTCATAATCCTTTTTCTTATTTACTATCGTTATCCAAAGAATACTAATCCTAAGCTTACTACCTTAATAAAAATAATTACAGGTATCGGTGCAGTAGTTCTTTTCTCACAGCTTACTTATTCAAATGGGAACGGATTTACGCTAAGCAGAAGTGATATAATTATTCTGGTACTTGCCAACGTAGCTTTATTTGGTTCCATCATCTGGATTTTTACAAAGGATAATTTGTTAGTTAGATTATCTATTCTTGGTTTTCTTCTTGCATTCAGGATTACGCACTCTATTGAAGGCAGCTGGACAGCCTGGATATGGAATTTAACTCCAACTTCTGAGATATATCAATTTTATTTTTTACAATACTTATTTATCGTTATTCCCGGCACAATTGCAGGAGATTTATTTTTTAAATGGATAAAATCTTCATCTGAAGAAATTTCGAAAGAGAATAAATCAACATTTGTTTACCTGTTCTTTCTCTGTATTGGAATAATTATTCTAAATTTATTCGGCCTCTACAATAGACATCTAATATTAAATTTGGTTGGTAATTTAATTCTTTTATCTACAGGTTTATTTTTGCTTAAAAACTCGAAATCAAAACTACTTGAACTTTATAAAAAATTATTTTCGTGGGGTACGTTTTGGCTGCTGCTTGGATTAGCTTTTGAATCCTATGAAGGAGGTATTAAAAAAGATCATCCAACTTTAAGTTATTATTTCGTTACATCAGGATTAGCTTTTTTAGCTTTGATATCTTTTTCAACTATTTCTGATTACTGGAAAAAATCCAAGTATGTGAATTTGTTAATTGAGAATGGTCAGAATCCGATGATTGCGTACATAACGGGAAGTAATTTCGTTATGCCTGTTCTTGCCTTAACTGGATTATCGACAATTCTAAATTATCTTCTTCTTAATCCATGGCTTGGGTTTTTGAAAGGACTCATTTTCACTTTGCTTGCGGCATTAGTCACAAGTTTTTTTACAAAGAAAAAGATTTTCTGGAGAAGTTAA